One Haemorhous mexicanus isolate bHaeMex1 chromosome 9, bHaeMex1.pri, whole genome shotgun sequence DNA segment encodes these proteins:
- the DMRTB1 gene encoding doublesex- and mab-3-related transcription factor B1 has product MEAAEATAKALRAPKCSRCRNHGFVVPVKGHAGHCRWKLCLCEKCSLITERQKIMAAQKALRQQETESPAVAGAEPVPSGEGRGAAAREDRAPEHCSHERKKGAQPDSGGKGTACWAPPPPPFRDDAHPAFPPEYTVNPENLEREIPKVYPGCSGVYPYHPLSLGFAINESSSGEAPSPPGISLQRGFRHIPSNYMPGNATTVSVPDGAGDFPQGYYTPLHQFIPPGFLTGIHYIPAPVSLNILAETTKEVHATEADSEDSGVVHECGQPPSSPE; this is encoded by the exons ATGGAGGCGGCCGAGGCCACGGCGAAGGCACTGCGGGCGCCCAAGTGCTCCCGCTGCCGCAACCACGGCTTCGTAGTGCCCGTCAAGGGCCACGCCGGGCACTGCCGCTGGAAGCTGTGCCTGTGCGAGAAGTGCTCGCTCATCACCGAGCGGCAGAAGATCATGGCAGCCCAGAAGGCGCTGAGGCAGCAGGAGACGGAGTCGCCGGCCGTGGCGGGCGCGGAGCCCGTTCCGTCGGGCGAGGGCCGTGGGGCGGCTGCCCGGGAGGACAGGGCCCCGGAGCACTGCAGCCACGAGAGGAAGAAGGGCGCCCAGCCCGACAGCGGCGGCAAGGGCACGGCATGCTGGGCGCCACCGCCACCGCCCTTCAGGGACGACG CTCACCCTGCTTTTCCTCCAGAATACACTGTCAACCCAGAAAACCTGGAGAGAGAAATCCCAAAAGTGTACCCGGGGTGTTCTGGGGTATATCCTTACCACCCACTTTCCCTGGGATTTGCCATCAATGAGTCAAGCAGTGGGGAAGCTCCATCACCTCCAGGGATATCACTTCAGAGAGGATTCCGACACATTCCTAGCAACTACATGCCGGGGAATGCAACCACTGTATCA GTTCCAGATGGAGCTGGAGATTTCCCTCAAGGATACTACACTCCTCTGCATCAGTTCATCCCACCAGGCTTTCTGACAGGGATTCATTACATCCCAGCTCCAGTTTCACTGAACATCCTGGCTGAAACAACCAAGGAAGTGCATG CCACTGAAGCTGACAGTGAGGATTCTGGGGTGGTTCATGAATGTGGCCAACCACCTTCTTCCCCAGAATAA